In Rhodothermales bacterium, the genomic window GACCTCTCGGAAAATCGGGAGGTCCCTCGACGGGCTCGGGATGACGTGCGGATGGTTACAGCCGCCTTACTTCATCAACAGCATCTGCCGGCTAAACGTCCCTTCCGGCGTCGTGTACTGGAGGAAGTAGGCGCCGCTCGGCAGTTGGCCGGCATCGAACACCACCGGCACGTCCACGCCGTCGGCGTTGGCGACGCGCAGCGGGTAGGGGCCAAACGGGGTGCCGTCGCCCGGGACGAGCACGTCGTCGTTGTTGGCGAGGAGTTCGTCGCCGCCGCCGGCGATGGCGATGTCCAGGCCGCTGAGCATCGGGATCAGCTCCAGGTCCTGCTCGATGCCCTGCAGGTGGCTGATGAGGATGATCTTGGTGACGCCGGCGGCGGTGAGGGCGTCGATCTCGGCCTGCACGATACTTGCCACGTCATCCATCACCACCACGCCGCGCGGGCTGGAGATGGTCGGCAGCGCCGGCGTCGTCGCGCCGATCACGCCAATCTGCGTCAGACGGAGCGACTGCGTCGAGGCCAGCGGCACACAGAGCGAAAAAAACAGCACAGCCATGGCTGCGCCGAAACGGAAACGTGATACCATGAGCATTCTGGAGTTAGCAAGGTGGAAACATGGCGGTAGAGGGCCAAAAACCCGGGGATAGGAACGGGTGTACTATGCAGGATTTTGGCCGGCGCGCTGTTACTCCAGTGTTATGCTATCGTTATGGAGACGTGAAGGGGGGGAGTATGGGAGTGTGGTGCAAATGCAGGAGTAAGAGATTTCTCGTACTCGATTTGCCGCGTTGACGAACCGGCAGGAGTTGCTACACGATCTGCTGCTTCCACGTCCCGCGCCGGAACAGCAGGATCGCGATCCCCGCCAGCGCGGCCTGGGCTACGGCGATGGCGATGAAGGCGCCGCGCGGGCCCATTCCGGCGTTGTGCGACAGGAAATAGGCGATGGGCAGCTGGAGCATCCAGTAGCTGACCACATTGATCCAGGTGGGGGTGCGGGTGTCGCCGGCGCCGTTGAACGACGAGACGATCACCATCCCAAAGGCGAACAGGATGTAGGTATAGCTGACGATGTGGAGGCAGTCCACCCCGAAAGCGACGGCTGCGGCCTCGGTGGTGAACAGGCGGATGAGCCGTTCGGCGAAGACATACATCCCCACCGCGACGAGACCCAGAAACACGGCATTCGCCCCGCAGGCGAACCAGACGGCGCGCTCTGCGCGATCCGGCCGGCGTGCTCCCAGGTTCTGCCCGACCAGCGTCGCCGCGGCGTTCCCCATGCCCCACGACGGCAGCAGGGCGAAGAGGATGATCCGGATCGCGATCGTGTAGCCGGCCAGCGCGTCGCTCCCGAACGAGGCGAGGATGCGGAAGAGCATCATCCAGCTGGCGGTCCCGACGAGGTACTGCACGATGCCGGGACTGGCGACCCGGGCCAGCCGGCGCATCATCTCCGGATCGACCCGCAGCTGGCTTCGTGACACCCGCAGATGCCCCGTTCCTTTGAATAACAACGAAAGCTGGTACGCTACCCCGATTCCGCGGCCAATCGCTGTGGCCACGGCCGCCCCGGTGACGCCCATCTCCGGGATGGGCCCCCAGCCGAAGATGAACATCGGGTCCAGGATAAGATTGAAGATGTTCGCCAGCCACAACACCCGCATCGCCTTCGCGGCGTCGCCGGCGCCGCGAAAGATGGCGTTGATGATAAAAAGGTAGAGGATGAGGATGTTGGACCCGAAGGCGATCGCACAGTACCCGGACCCGATCGCGATCACCGATTCCGTGGCGCCCATGATCCCCAGCAACTCCGGCGCGAACAGGACGCCCAGGACGGCGACCGGCACGGACACGATCGCGCCCGCGATCAACGCCTGGATGGCGGCGATGCCCGCTTCCTCGGGCTTTTTCTCTCCGATGCGCCGCGCCACCATCGCCGCCGCCGACATCGCGATCCCCATCCCGACGGCGAACAGCAGCACCATCAACGAATCCGTCATCCCCACCGCCGCCACGGCATCCGCCCCGAGCTTGCCGACGAAGTAGACGTCCACCACTCCGAAGATGGATTGCATGATCATCTCCAGCACCATCGGAATGGCGAGGAGGACGATCGCGCGGCCCAGGCTGCCGGTCGTGAAATCCCGCGGCTTGCCCTGAAACATGTCCTTCAATTCGGACAAGAACCGCCGCGGTACGGGGGAAGGGGTAGTCAGATCTGATAACATACCGACGGCGGAGCGATGAGAGGCCTGAACGAGCCCCCCTAAACGGTCCGCCGCCGGCAAAGGGTTCAGAGTATATGTGAGAAAAATGTGTGAACGGGGACGGTTCAAGGTCTAACGTACAAGGAATCACTTCCTTAAACCTTGAACTTCGAACCTTAAACCCTTTTCCCATCTAGGCCGCCAGCACGGCCTCAACGCTCAGGCCGAGCTGTAGCACGCGCTCGTCCTGCAGGGCGCTGCCGGCGACGGTGAACCCGGCTGGCGCCTCGCCGGCGCGGTGGCAGGGGATGGTGAGGGCGCAGCCGTCCAGCGCGTTTACGATGGACGTGTTGCGCAGCGCGCGGGTGTTGACGGCGAGGTAGTGGGCGTCGTCACCTTCGATGATATCGGCGATGGGCGGGGGGAT contains:
- a CDS encoding MATE family efflux transporter, producing the protein MLSDLTTPSPVPRRFLSELKDMFQGKPRDFTTGSLGRAIVLLAIPMVLEMIMQSIFGVVDVYFVGKLGADAVAAVGMTDSLMVLLFAVGMGIAMSAAAMVARRIGEKKPEEAGIAAIQALIAGAIVSVPVAVLGVLFAPELLGIMGATESVIAIGSGYCAIAFGSNILILYLFIINAIFRGAGDAAKAMRVLWLANIFNLILDPMFIFGWGPIPEMGVTGAAVATAIGRGIGVAYQLSLLFKGTGHLRVSRSQLRVDPEMMRRLARVASPGIVQYLVGTASWMMLFRILASFGSDALAGYTIAIRIILFALLPSWGMGNAAATLVGQNLGARRPDRAERAVWFACGANAVFLGLVAVGMYVFAERLIRLFTTEAAAVAFGVDCLHIVSYTYILFAFGMVIVSSFNGAGDTRTPTWINVVSYWMLQLPIAYFLSHNAGMGPRGAFIAIAVAQAALAGIAILLFRRGTWKQQIV